One Nitrospina watsonii DNA segment encodes these proteins:
- a CDS encoding histidine phosphatase family protein yields the protein MSSESFIPSDPGTRQLKGEPGCRIYLIRHGETANARQICMNGHFDVALSQNGMAQMETVADALSQLPLKAVYSSDLTRTLTGARLIAARHNLEPVAYADMRELSFGKWEGMSLQELTEKHPGEMEKRIKHTELFRADGGETFGELADRVVPRYHAIVEQHPHDVIAIMSHGGVNRAILSHLLGIPIAHLFRFAQEYAAINVIQYYRDQVVVELMNGSAHQVARPAS from the coding sequence GTGTCTTCTGAAAGCTTCATACCGTCCGACCCCGGCACCCGTCAATTGAAAGGCGAGCCCGGCTGCCGCATCTACCTGATCCGTCACGGAGAGACCGCCAATGCCCGCCAGATCTGCATGAACGGTCACTTTGACGTCGCCCTGTCGCAAAACGGCATGGCACAGATGGAGACGGTGGCCGATGCGCTCAGTCAGCTGCCGCTCAAAGCCGTTTATTCCAGCGATCTCACACGCACCCTCACCGGGGCTCGCCTGATTGCCGCCCGTCACAATCTGGAGCCTGTCGCCTATGCCGACATGCGCGAACTGTCGTTCGGCAAATGGGAAGGCATGTCGCTGCAGGAACTCACCGAAAAACATCCCGGCGAAATGGAAAAACGCATCAAGCACACGGAATTGTTCCGCGCCGACGGCGGCGAAACGTTCGGCGAACTGGCCGACCGCGTGGTGCCCCGCTACCACGCCATTGTCGAGCAACACCCGCACGACGTCATCGCCATCATGAGCCACGGCGGTGTCAACCGCGCCATCCTCAGCCACCTGCTGGGCATCCCCATCGCCCACCTGTTCCGCTTCGCGCAGGAATACGCCGCCATCAACGTCATCCAGTATTACCGCGACCAGGTTGTCGTCGAATTGATGAACGGCTCCGCACACCAGGTCGCCAGACCCGCCTCATGA
- a CDS encoding dolichyl-phosphate beta-glucosyltransferase, which translates to MSSDPLVSVVIPCLNEETRLGLSLQKLVDYFKTQDYRWQLIVIDDGSTDRTTEVPHRFLPEDRCLVLKNDGNRGKGYSVRRGVLAAAGEYVLISDADLSTPIYEWERFLPYLQGSCDVVIGSRSLPDSNVVKRQAWYRQGMGRVFNKIIRMLVIDDFVDTQCGFKAFRRDVGTRLFEKMRIDHFCFDVEMLFLAKKAGLNVRELPVEWHNSEDSRVRILQDSSKMLRDAIRIRINDLMGRYR; encoded by the coding sequence ATGTCTTCTGATCCTTTGGTGTCCGTGGTCATTCCCTGTCTGAACGAGGAAACCCGGCTGGGGCTTTCCCTGCAGAAACTGGTCGATTATTTCAAGACGCAGGATTACCGCTGGCAGTTGATCGTCATCGACGACGGCAGCACGGACCGCACGACGGAGGTGCCGCACCGGTTTCTTCCGGAAGACCGGTGCCTGGTGCTCAAAAACGATGGCAACCGCGGCAAGGGGTATTCCGTGCGGCGCGGTGTGCTGGCGGCAGCGGGCGAATACGTGCTGATCTCGGACGCCGATCTCTCCACCCCGATCTACGAGTGGGAACGTTTTCTACCCTATCTGCAGGGCAGTTGCGATGTGGTCATCGGTTCGCGCTCGTTGCCGGATTCGAACGTGGTCAAGCGCCAGGCCTGGTACCGGCAGGGCATGGGCCGTGTGTTCAACAAGATCATCCGCATGCTGGTGATCGACGACTTTGTGGACACGCAATGCGGGTTCAAGGCGTTTCGCCGCGATGTCGGCACGCGATTGTTTGAAAAGATGCGTATCGATCATTTCTGTTTCGATGTGGAGATGCTGTTTCTGGCGAAGAAAGCGGGATTGAACGTGCGGGAGCTGCCGGTGGAGTGGCACAACTCGGAAGATTCCCGCGTGCGCATCCTGCAGGACTCGTCGAAGATGCTGCGTGACGCCATCCGCATCCGCATCAACGACCTCATGGGCCGTTACCGCTGA
- a CDS encoding NifU N-terminal domain-containing protein encodes MLDTQDSQHEVPMTLEVKPEITRNPDSVNFCLNKTLIPPGTGLSFSGPDFAKDHPLARALFQIRGVQGIWILGNEVQVTKDEKVRWGTITSKIIETIKRIEG; translated from the coding sequence ATGCTGGACACTCAAGACTCACAACACGAGGTACCCATGACGCTGGAAGTCAAACCTGAGATCACCCGCAACCCGGATTCGGTGAATTTTTGTTTGAACAAAACCCTGATCCCGCCGGGAACCGGGTTGTCGTTTTCCGGTCCCGACTTTGCGAAGGATCACCCCCTCGCCCGCGCCCTGTTTCAGATTCGCGGCGTGCAGGGCATCTGGATTCTGGGCAACGAGGTGCAGGTGACGAAGGACGAAAAAGTGCGTTGGGGCACCATCACTTCCAAGATCATCGAAACCATCAAGCGCATCGAAGGCTGA
- a CDS encoding tetratricopeptide repeat protein, with protein sequence MRNAFWIIVAGLLFLSAPAHAQVDEAQQWWMQGNQLSASGKWEEAVDAYHRAIQINPDATGPFFNLGLAYKALHQYERAAAAFERAQQLEPGNMDVHLRLGNIYNLMEKWDKAIEHLNLVVHRVPDNAEAHGNLGWALLNYSEGPQFKMLVIHNLEKAVLLFEKQDMARAAEATRKTLEEVRKRFGYKRDVY encoded by the coding sequence ATGCGGAACGCCTTCTGGATCATCGTGGCGGGCCTGTTGTTTTTGAGCGCCCCCGCGCACGCGCAGGTGGATGAGGCGCAGCAATGGTGGATGCAGGGCAACCAGTTGAGCGCCTCCGGCAAATGGGAGGAAGCGGTGGACGCGTACCACCGCGCCATCCAGATCAACCCGGACGCCACCGGGCCGTTTTTCAACCTCGGGCTGGCGTACAAGGCGCTGCACCAATACGAGCGTGCCGCGGCTGCGTTCGAACGGGCGCAGCAGCTGGAACCGGGCAATATGGATGTTCATCTGCGCCTCGGCAACATTTACAATTTGATGGAGAAGTGGGACAAGGCCATCGAACACCTCAACCTGGTGGTGCACCGCGTTCCGGACAATGCCGAAGCCCACGGCAACCTGGGCTGGGCGCTTCTGAATTACTCCGAAGGTCCGCAGTTCAAAATGCTGGTCATTCACAATCTCGAAAAGGCCGTGTTGCTGTTTGAAAAGCAGGACATGGCGCGGGCGGCCGAGGCCACGCGCAAAACGCTGGAAGAAGTCCGCAAACGGTTCGGTTATAAACGCGACGTTTACTAG
- a CDS encoding M18 family aminopeptidase, translated as MKQAGNQHRALAEALLHYIDASPTPYHAVAETVTQLEAKGFSELREADAWKLKPGGRYYVVRNGTSIVAFIPGSRPPEEAGFKIVGAHTDSPNLRLKPKPAYEKKGYGQLGVETYGGVLLGTWTDRDLSLAGRVMVTSKRGVPEARLLRIDHPLLRIPQLAIHLNRSVNDQGLILNKQSHLPPILTMADTAAATETALKQLVTKAVKCKPEQIVSQDLMLFDVQPSAFAGAEEEFLFAPRLDNLASCHAALWALKEAPKQDAATRLLVFYDNEEVGSETAQGGGSPFLKDTLERLAMPSKQPREALLRAVAQSLFISADMAHAVHPNYADQHDTRHMPLINHGPVIKSNAGQRYATDGESGARFELLCKKAKVAVQKFVMRSDLACGSTIGPITAANLGIRTVDVGNPMLSMHSVREMAGARDHGDMIGVLREFFRPE; from the coding sequence ATGAAGCAAGCGGGCAACCAACACCGAGCGCTGGCCGAGGCGCTGTTGCACTACATCGACGCGAGTCCGACGCCGTACCACGCTGTTGCGGAAACGGTGACTCAGTTGGAGGCCAAGGGGTTTTCCGAACTGCGCGAAGCGGATGCCTGGAAACTGAAACCGGGCGGCCGTTATTATGTGGTGCGCAATGGCACCTCGATTGTCGCCTTCATTCCCGGATCGCGTCCGCCGGAGGAGGCGGGCTTCAAGATCGTGGGGGCGCACACGGACAGCCCCAACCTGCGTCTGAAACCCAAACCCGCTTACGAGAAAAAAGGCTACGGCCAACTGGGTGTGGAGACCTATGGCGGCGTGCTGCTGGGCACCTGGACGGACCGCGACCTGTCGCTGGCGGGGCGGGTGATGGTGACGTCGAAACGGGGCGTGCCGGAAGCCCGGCTGCTGCGTATCGATCACCCTCTGCTGCGCATTCCGCAACTGGCCATCCACCTCAACCGCAGCGTCAACGATCAGGGATTGATCCTGAACAAGCAGAGCCACCTGCCGCCCATTCTGACGATGGCGGACACAGCGGCGGCGACGGAAACCGCGTTGAAACAACTTGTGACGAAAGCGGTGAAGTGCAAGCCGGAACAGATCGTCAGCCAGGACCTGATGCTGTTCGATGTGCAACCTTCGGCGTTTGCCGGAGCCGAAGAGGAATTTCTGTTCGCGCCGCGCCTCGACAACCTGGCTTCCTGCCACGCGGCGTTGTGGGCGTTGAAAGAGGCCCCGAAGCAGGATGCGGCGACGCGGCTGCTGGTGTTTTATGACAATGAAGAGGTGGGCAGTGAAACCGCGCAGGGCGGCGGTTCACCGTTTTTGAAGGACACGCTGGAGCGGCTGGCCATGCCTTCCAAACAACCGCGCGAAGCCTTGCTGCGGGCGGTGGCGCAGTCGTTGTTCATCTCCGCCGACATGGCGCACGCGGTGCATCCCAACTATGCCGATCAGCACGACACCCGCCACATGCCGCTCATCAATCACGGTCCCGTGATCAAGTCCAACGCCGGGCAGCGCTACGCCACCGACGGCGAATCCGGCGCCCGTTTCGAGCTGCTGTGCAAAAAGGCGAAGGTGGCGGTGCAGAAATTCGTGATGCGGTCGGACCTTGCCTGCGGCAGCACCATCGGCCCCATCACCGCCGCCAACCTCGGCATCCGCACGGTGGACGTGGGCAACCCCATGCTGTCCATGCACTCGGTGCGGGAGATGGCCGGAGCGCGGGATCATGGCGACATGATCGGCGTGCTGCGGGAATTTTTCCGTCCGGAATGA
- a CDS encoding MotA/TolQ/ExbB proton channel family protein codes for MRSVFLTLLGMMAGWFAVVAPAWAQPKPNPVPAEEWGILSIIEKGGFMMYPIIFCSILMVGIAIERMYSLRRKRIINPDFLKKIRDHWNWRDIQLGLQLCHGYDTSLARILKAGLLRFGGKVDEIEHAIEGAGQHEAALLTSNLRVLGAVANITPMLGLLGTVFGMIKAFNVISQSGTGDPGLVASGISEALITTAAGMVVGIPALALYHYFRGRIERFVFEMEEVSFQLVEELSFEAMKKNQDKQRRESEAKASSKSQPFRT; via the coding sequence TTGCGTTCCGTTTTCCTGACCCTTTTGGGAATGATGGCCGGGTGGTTCGCAGTGGTGGCCCCCGCCTGGGCGCAGCCGAAACCGAATCCTGTTCCGGCCGAGGAGTGGGGCATCCTGTCCATCATCGAAAAAGGTGGGTTCATGATGTACCCCATCATTTTTTGCTCGATCCTGATGGTGGGCATCGCCATCGAGCGCATGTACAGCCTGCGGCGCAAACGCATCATCAATCCCGATTTCCTGAAAAAAATACGCGACCACTGGAACTGGCGGGACATCCAGTTGGGGCTGCAACTGTGTCATGGTTACGACACGTCGCTGGCGCGCATTTTGAAAGCGGGGCTGTTGCGCTTCGGCGGCAAGGTCGATGAGATCGAGCACGCCATCGAAGGTGCGGGGCAGCACGAAGCGGCGCTGTTGACCTCCAACCTGCGTGTGCTGGGTGCGGTGGCCAACATCACGCCGATGCTGGGCCTGCTGGGCACGGTGTTCGGCATGATCAAGGCGTTCAATGTGATTTCACAAAGCGGCACCGGCGACCCCGGCCTCGTCGCCAGCGGTATCTCGGAGGCGCTCATCACCACCGCCGCCGGCATGGTGGTCGGCATTCCGGCCCTGGCGCTCTACCATTATTTTCGCGGACGCATCGAGCGGTTCGTATTCGAAATGGAAGAGGTGTCGTTTCAGTTGGTGGAGGAACTCTCGTTCGAAGCCATGAAGAAAAACCAGGACAAGCAACGCCGGGAAAGTGAAGCCAAGGCGTCCTCCAAATCCCAACCGTTCCGGACCTGA
- a CDS encoding DUF3015 family protein, producing MKKMLLVGSILFSMVCFSGNAFAAGYGEAGCGLGSLVWQDGSKQKDPVFQILASTTNGTFGSQTFGITTGTSNCNDSIFKVEKEREVFAAINFSTLVKEMAMGEGDNLNTLASLYGCTETNFSDFGTVTQQNFGSIITSSETTHKDMLTNLNGVLAKDGNLTQSCTGIIG from the coding sequence ATGAAGAAAATGCTACTGGTAGGTTCCATCCTGTTTTCGATGGTTTGTTTTTCGGGCAACGCATTTGCTGCAGGTTATGGCGAAGCGGGTTGTGGACTGGGTTCCCTGGTCTGGCAGGATGGCTCCAAGCAAAAAGACCCGGTTTTTCAGATTCTGGCTTCCACCACCAACGGAACGTTCGGCAGCCAGACGTTTGGCATCACCACCGGTACCTCCAACTGCAATGACAGCATTTTCAAGGTAGAGAAAGAGCGCGAAGTTTTCGCGGCAATCAATTTCTCCACTCTCGTTAAAGAAATGGCTATGGGCGAAGGCGACAACCTGAACACCCTGGCCTCGTTGTACGGTTGCACGGAAACGAATTTTTCCGATTTCGGCACCGTCACGCAGCAGAATTTCGGCAGCATCATCACCAGCTCCGAAACCACTCACAAAGACATGCTGACGAACCTGAACGGGGTTCTGGCGAAAGATGGCAATCTGACCCAGTCCTGCACGGGAATCATCGGCTGA
- a CDS encoding ABC transporter ATP-binding protein: MKPFLIKVENATVYRGDNQVLTGINWTHREGENWAVVGNNGCGKTTFMKLLFGELLPIDGGEVFWFNSREWYGLFGIRERVGFVSAEFQKNYDQNVTALEVVESGFFSSIGLWEEVQATQTHKAQAEMEHLGIPHLASRRFFDLSYGEARRVLLARALVHRPQLLVLDEPCAGLDIPTRERFLDSLAKRARRMSLIYVTHHIEEILPAITHVLLLKNGRIFAAGKKQDLLTSDTFSEALDCRATVQENDGRFWITGCQPDGAR, translated from the coding sequence ATGAAACCGTTTCTCATTAAGGTTGAAAACGCCACGGTGTACCGCGGCGACAACCAGGTGCTGACCGGCATCAACTGGACGCATCGCGAAGGCGAAAACTGGGCGGTGGTCGGCAACAACGGCTGCGGCAAAACCACCTTCATGAAACTGCTGTTCGGGGAGTTGCTGCCGATCGACGGCGGCGAGGTGTTCTGGTTCAACAGCCGCGAATGGTACGGCCTCTTCGGCATCCGCGAGCGCGTCGGCTTCGTCTCCGCCGAGTTCCAGAAAAATTACGATCAAAACGTCACGGCGCTGGAAGTGGTCGAATCGGGATTCTTTTCCAGCATCGGTTTATGGGAAGAGGTGCAGGCCACGCAAACACACAAAGCCCAGGCGGAAATGGAGCACCTCGGCATTCCGCATCTCGCCTCGCGGCGGTTTTTCGATCTGTCCTACGGCGAAGCCCGGCGGGTGCTGCTGGCGCGGGCCTTGGTGCACCGTCCCCAACTGCTGGTGCTGGACGAACCCTGCGCCGGGCTCGACATCCCCACCCGCGAGCGTTTTCTCGACTCGCTGGCAAAACGGGCGCGCCGCATGAGCCTCATCTACGTCACCCATCACATCGAAGAAATCCTGCCTGCCATCACCCACGTGCTGCTGCTTAAAAACGGACGCATCTTCGCCGCAGGCAAAAAACAGGACCTCCTCACCAGCGATACGTTTTCCGAAGCGTTGGACTGCCGGGCGACGGTGCAGGAGAACGACGGCCGGTTCTGGATCACCGGCTGCCAACCGGACGGCGCCCGGTAG
- the plsY gene encoding glycerol-3-phosphate 1-O-acyltransferase PlsY produces the protein MTTASVWVCAFLLGSIPFGLLIARLKKIDIRQEGSGNIGATNVARTLGRTAGILTLIGDCGKGYLACWLAATTLTAPWQIAGAALLAFLGHVFSLFLKFKGGKGIATGLGIYLFLMPAAAGAGALLFIVLVGVTGYVSIGSLAAAVAIPVLGWAFQAPPPYVAVAGVAALLTFYKHKDNLARLRAGTESKFLKK, from the coding sequence ATGACCACCGCTTCAGTCTGGGTGTGCGCATTTTTACTGGGATCGATCCCGTTCGGCCTGCTCATTGCGCGGCTCAAAAAAATCGACATCCGGCAGGAAGGCAGCGGCAACATCGGCGCCACCAACGTCGCCCGCACGCTGGGCCGCACGGCGGGCATCCTGACCCTGATCGGCGATTGCGGCAAAGGCTACCTCGCCTGCTGGCTGGCGGCCACCACGCTGACCGCCCCGTGGCAGATCGCCGGGGCGGCACTGCTCGCCTTCCTCGGGCACGTCTTTTCCCTGTTTCTGAAATTCAAAGGCGGCAAGGGCATCGCCACCGGACTGGGGATCTATCTATTTTTGATGCCTGCGGCGGCAGGGGCAGGGGCCCTGCTGTTCATCGTACTGGTGGGGGTGACGGGCTATGTCTCCATCGGTTCGCTGGCGGCGGCGGTGGCCATCCCCGTGCTGGGCTGGGCGTTTCAAGCCCCGCCTCCCTACGTTGCCGTCGCCGGGGTCGCGGCGCTTTTGACCTTTTACAAGCATAAAGACAACCTGGCCCGCCTGCGCGCCGGCACCGAAAGCAAATTCCTGAAAAAATAG
- a CDS encoding ExbD/TolR family protein — translation MYFKREEEENYSLELTPLVDVVFLLLIFFMVSTAFVDFPRQLQIDLPTSKTSNELKEREHLEIEMTGKEKIFLNGKPITVKELEAKVEAIESPALQQALIRADKALPYGQVVEVMGILQAAKIADISIAVK, via the coding sequence ATGTATTTCAAGCGCGAGGAAGAGGAAAATTATTCGCTGGAGTTGACCCCCCTGGTCGATGTGGTGTTCCTGCTTTTGATTTTTTTCATGGTGTCCACCGCGTTCGTGGATTTTCCCAGGCAATTGCAGATCGACCTGCCGACGTCCAAGACCTCCAATGAACTGAAGGAACGCGAGCACCTGGAAATCGAAATGACCGGTAAGGAAAAAATATTCCTGAACGGCAAACCGATCACGGTGAAGGAATTGGAAGCGAAGGTGGAGGCGATTGAGTCCCCCGCGCTGCAGCAGGCGCTCATCCGCGCCGACAAGGCGCTGCCCTACGGGCAGGTGGTGGAGGTGATGGGCATCCTGCAGGCGGCGAAGATCGCCGATATCAGCATCGCCGTCAAGTGA
- a CDS encoding DUF420 domain-containing protein, giving the protein MKETLAKPGFLIQTSTLGADLSYLLAVIFTGLFLFAWWQAKKGDGTRHHKLILVSMVSMVVYFIGYYYTRSLGVLSLEGKEGFGGPESIYNNVFIPVLTIHLVLVTLGLILTPYMIIEGFRAAQKIDGKWTLQSGILKANPARFKRIYLWLLAIWAGLQGVLMVAGKSIGSMIAYFLIFLTIALVIGIEKLVEKLLPDGDRRHRILGRGTMILFALILVTSTATYLMLYVFYPVRTALG; this is encoded by the coding sequence ATGAAGGAAACCCTCGCAAAACCCGGATTTCTAATCCAGACCAGCACCCTGGGCGCCGATCTCAGTTACCTGCTGGCCGTCATCTTCACCGGCCTGTTCCTGTTCGCCTGGTGGCAGGCCAAAAAAGGCGACGGCACGCGGCACCACAAGCTGATTCTGGTCTCAATGGTGTCGATGGTGGTTTACTTCATCGGCTACTACTACACACGATCCCTGGGCGTGTTGTCGCTGGAGGGCAAAGAAGGATTCGGCGGACCGGAGAGCATTTACAACAACGTATTCATCCCGGTGCTCACCATTCATCTGGTGCTGGTCACGCTGGGGTTGATCCTGACCCCGTACATGATCATCGAAGGCTTTCGCGCCGCCCAAAAAATCGATGGCAAATGGACGCTGCAATCCGGGATTCTGAAAGCCAATCCAGCGCGTTTCAAACGCATTTATCTCTGGCTGCTGGCCATTTGGGCGGGTTTGCAGGGGGTGCTGATGGTGGCAGGCAAATCCATCGGTTCGATGATCGCCTATTTCCTGATTTTTCTCACCATCGCGCTGGTCATCGGCATTGAAAAGCTGGTCGAAAAGTTGCTTCCCGATGGAGACCGGCGGCACCGCATTCTGGGCCGGGGAACGATGATTTTGTTCGCTCTGATACTGGTGACAAGCACTGCCACCTACCTGATGCTGTATGTATTCTATCCCGTGCGCACCGCCCTGGGATAA
- a CDS encoding sigma-70 family RNA polymerase sigma factor, giving the protein MAKKELNTSKSPKRPARSDKKDNRDAVPDALTHYMNEISKLKPLAREEEEELSRQIKAGDAQAMHELVRRNLKYVVTVANKYRGCGLSLQDLIEEGNIGLIQAAKRFDGERHVKFITYAVWWIRQAIMHSLAEQAGTVKLPIKQAGKLYKIEREFKKLTSDLEREPTTMEMAEDLGYKVEDIEAIMRAYRTYLSLDTPLKDNETTPYLDLLENPNYIPYDDQIMRDTLKQKIDDLLHHLSPREEKIIRMRFGFDGDPKTLEEIGQAMGLSRERVRQIEKRAKMRLKVRSAGESLQDHLE; this is encoded by the coding sequence ATGGCTAAGAAGGAACTGAACACATCCAAATCGCCCAAACGGCCGGCCCGCTCCGATAAAAAGGATAACCGGGACGCCGTCCCCGATGCGCTGACGCACTACATGAACGAGATCAGCAAGCTGAAACCGCTGGCGCGCGAGGAAGAGGAAGAACTGTCGCGCCAGATCAAGGCGGGCGATGCGCAGGCCATGCACGAACTGGTGCGGCGCAACCTCAAATATGTTGTCACTGTCGCCAACAAATACCGCGGCTGCGGCCTGTCCCTGCAGGACCTCATCGAAGAAGGCAACATCGGCCTCATCCAGGCGGCAAAACGCTTCGACGGTGAACGCCACGTCAAATTCATCACCTACGCCGTGTGGTGGATCCGCCAGGCCATCATGCACTCCCTCGCCGAACAGGCGGGGACGGTGAAACTTCCCATCAAGCAGGCGGGCAAGCTGTACAAGATCGAGCGCGAGTTCAAAAAACTCACCTCCGATCTCGAGCGCGAACCGACGACGATGGAGATGGCCGAGGACCTGGGCTACAAGGTGGAGGACATCGAGGCCATCATGCGCGCCTACCGCACCTACCTGTCGCTCGACACACCGCTCAAGGACAACGAAACCACACCGTATCTCGATCTTCTGGAAAATCCGAATTACATCCCGTATGACGACCAGATCATGCGGGACACGCTCAAGCAAAAGATCGACGACCTCTTGCACCACCTGTCGCCGCGCGAAGAAAAAATCATCCGCATGCGTTTCGGTTTCGACGGCGACCCCAAAACTCTGGAGGAGATCGGCCAGGCCATGGGGCTGTCACGCGAACGCGTGCGGCAGATCGAGAAACGCGCCAAGATGCGGTTGAAGGTGCGCTCCGCCGGGGAATCCTTGCAGGACCACCTCGAATGA
- a CDS encoding HmuY family protein translates to MSEPFNSPLHDNEPVPAGTPKKPKLWRNLFILNLCVTLLLIAVWWLPVKLAELNKTMDEPSMEATKKTGPDNMGRTLKTELAPDTKLLKSRVVVVDARDDQNWRYYDFSRGGPVQIHDRTSMEWDLAFRRGKIISNGGASNKFGKAGLMDMGEVSYDAVEEVPLDRDFVKDTSTQTETESPVLAQWYKYNYITHKLTARKNIYILRTAEGNYAKIQFQNFYCADKQPGCIQMKYAYQANGSANFLKNSGTFSTTSVMENPKM, encoded by the coding sequence ATGAGCGAACCGTTTAACAGCCCTCTCCACGACAACGAACCGGTGCCCGCGGGAACTCCCAAGAAACCCAAGCTGTGGCGCAACCTTTTCATCCTGAACCTGTGCGTCACGCTGCTCTTGATCGCCGTCTGGTGGCTTCCCGTCAAACTGGCCGAGCTCAACAAGACCATGGACGAGCCCAGCATGGAAGCGACCAAGAAAACCGGGCCGGACAACATGGGGCGCACCTTGAAAACGGAGCTGGCCCCCGACACCAAGCTGTTGAAGTCCCGCGTGGTGGTGGTGGACGCGCGCGATGACCAGAACTGGCGCTATTACGATTTTTCCCGGGGCGGCCCGGTTCAGATTCATGACCGCACCTCCATGGAATGGGACCTCGCCTTCCGCCGCGGCAAGATCATTTCCAATGGCGGCGCCAGCAACAAATTCGGCAAGGCCGGTCTGATGGATATGGGAGAAGTCAGTTACGATGCCGTGGAGGAAGTGCCGCTCGACCGGGATTTCGTCAAAGACACCTCCACGCAAACGGAAACGGAAAGCCCCGTGCTGGCTCAGTGGTACAAGTACAACTACATCACCCACAAGCTGACCGCCCGCAAGAATATTTATATTCTGCGCACGGCGGAGGGCAACTACGCCAAAATCCAGTTTCAGAATTTTTATTGCGCGGACAAGCAGCCAGGCTGCATCCAGATGAAATACGCGTACCAGGCCAACGGTTCGGCCAATTTCCTGAAAAACTCCGGCACCTTTTCCACCACTTCGGTGATGGAAAACCCGAAAATGTAA
- a CDS encoding outer membrane protein assembly factor BamD: MLHTPKPSFRSPLVLLMLVLMMAGCAALETKQESPDTMLKNAREIFKNKNYPEAIKQLNDLLQEYPDSPERVEGLLMLAHSHFLMDEFLEAKFHYQRFVELYPAHAKSDQAMYYRALCDYQLMDHALRDQTAAENAIRAFQKVIDEHPLSPFAAKAREKKKDCLKSLANNQLEIARFYFRTSSFLSAINRFKALIDKYPDLEFMDEAYFLLGESYYYEQNFENARKFYAQLVKSYPRSPFVREARARLREIP, from the coding sequence ATGTTGCACACTCCCAAGCCGTCCTTCCGCTCCCCCCTCGTCCTGCTGATGCTGGTTTTGATGATGGCGGGATGCGCCGCGCTGGAAACCAAGCAGGAATCGCCGGACACCATGCTGAAAAACGCACGCGAGATATTTAAAAATAAAAACTACCCCGAGGCGATTAAACAGCTCAACGACCTGTTGCAGGAATATCCGGACAGCCCGGAGCGGGTGGAAGGCCTGCTGATGTTGGCGCACTCGCATTTTCTCATGGATGAGTTCCTCGAAGCCAAGTTTCACTACCAGCGGTTTGTCGAGTTGTACCCGGCCCATGCCAAATCGGACCAGGCCATGTACTACCGTGCGCTCTGCGATTATCAATTGATGGACCACGCCCTGCGCGACCAGACGGCGGCGGAAAACGCCATCCGCGCTTTTCAGAAGGTGATCGACGAACATCCGCTCAGTCCGTTTGCGGCCAAAGCCCGCGAGAAAAAAAAGGACTGCCTGAAAAGCCTGGCGAACAACCAATTGGAGATCGCCCGGTTCTATTTCCGGACCAGTTCTTTCCTGTCCGCAATCAATCGTTTCAAAGCTTTGATCGACAAATACCCGGACCTGGAGTTCATGGATGAGGCGTATTTTCTGCTTGGAGAGTCTTATTATTACGAACAGAACTTTGAGAATGCGCGCAAATTTTACGCGCAACTGGTGAAATCGTATCCGCGCAGTCCTTTCGTGCGCGAAGCCCGGGCTCGCCTTCGCGAAATTCCCTGA